The Oculatellaceae cyanobacterium genomic interval AACGTATTTCCTATACCTCAGTTGTCTTTAGGATTTCCCAGGCTGATTTCTTTGATGAATTTCTTCCCTAACCCTATGCGACAGATTGAGTTTAAACCGGATTATCACTTTTCCTCTGCTTAAAGTGACAGAAGAGCGATATCAGTGAAGTTTGGCGGGTCAAGACTGTGGCAGCAACTTTGTATCCTGCAACAGCAATTTCCAGATTGATAGCTCGGTTACCCAACGAAAATTCCTGAATTAGTTTACTGAAATCAGCGATGTAGGCGGCAATCATCTCTGCTTGCTCTAGCTCTTTTCCTGGTAGTACATACATTGCCCAGCCTCGCAACATCTGAGCAAAGTTATCATTTAGTAAGCCTAGGTTGGCTTTCAATAGTGGGTACACGCGTTGTAGGTCGCCATTACTGTTTTCAATCGCCTGTAGTACCTCTATCCAAAAAGCGGCAAATTGGAGGCGAGGGGTGAAAATTTGCAGGCTCCGGGCGGCTTCGCGATTACCTTTTTGTGCCATCACTACCGCCACCTGTTTCATTACTTTTAATAACCCAGCATCAACCAGATCCCAATTGACATTCAAAATCTGTTCTCGCTCACTGGGGCAATTCAGCAGCGCATAGATTAGATTCAGATAGGCTTTGCGGCGTTCTTCGTTCATATTCAGCCATCAAGGTGTAGGGGCGAAGTTATCTGGGCTGTCGGTAAGAACGATAATTCCGTGTACATGATTGGGCATGACTACAAAAGCATCCAATTCAATTAATGGAAAATGATGAGGTAAACTTTTCCAAACAAATTGAACTGTTGCACCAACGAGATTTAGGTGCATAACACCATCCTTAATTTCTCCTAGCAAACACTGCTTTTGATGACAACAAATCGTGAAATAGTATGCACCTTCTTGTGTATGGTCATATCCTTTAAGGCGAATTGAGCGACGATGATGTTTTTCTGGGTTATAGTTCATATTCATCCTTGGATACAACCCACAGATTAGTTCATGGGCAAGGCAGCGATTGCTAAATAGATTATTATTGCCCAACCCAAAAAATAGGCGATAGAAAAAGATACAGCGATCGCCCACTCTTTCATAACTTCCATTAAATCTTCGATTAAAACATCAAAGGTTTGAGCTTACTTCAACTGCTCAATTAAGCGATCGCACACCCGCAAAGCATTAGCAATCACCGTTAAGCTGGGACTCACACTAGCATGAGATGGGAAAAAACTGCTGTCTACGACATAGAGATTATGTACTTTGTTTGATTTAAATCAAACTATTCAAACAATGAGTGCGTTATTGTGGAGGTTATAAAACTCGACTAACAACCGGAATTGAAGAGAGTCGCTGCTCCCCCAATCGCTCACCCAAAATATGCAAATCCCTTTGAGCGATTGAGTGGGAACGTCCCCGACTTGACGTTATATCTGTTTAAAATCCGCTGTAACCGCTCTTCAGAGTAACAAGGCAGCGATACTGTGTACCAGTCAGTTAAATTTTTAGAACCTTTGCTACTGTTGCATTTGGCACAGGCTGGCACTAGGTTGACCCATGAATTAATACCTCCTTGTGACGAAGCTATTACATGGTCTAGGGTTAGGCGTTTAGACTTGGAACCACAGTAGGCACAGCGATAATTAAACTCTGATTTAATCGCCTCTTTTACTAAAGCTTTTACGCTTCTGTGCCTAACGAAATCGAAAATTTGCTGCATTCGGCAATCCGGTTTAGTCAAGAAAAAATTGATATTCTTACAAGTATGCGTGAAAAGTTTACAAGAGCGCATACACAAAAGAGCTTCATGCAGAGTTTGAGAAAAATTTTATGAAGGTTTCTGTACCTTTTGTTAACGCAGAGAAAGGGCTTGTGTCTAGTTTTGCTTTTAAGGCAGTTGTAGCGGTTTCTATGCTGTCAAATTCTCGTCTATCATTTTTAATAATCCACTTACCAAATATGGAAGTTTTTTAATACCACCGATTTGATTCAAATTTCAGACGGTGAACACTTGATATAACGAACCTTTTGACAACAACCATCACTCAAGCTAAATAGGAAACCCAATCTTTCAAGGCATCTGGAGAACCGTACCAAGTTCCAGGCGACTTGGGAGAATGTTTAACTCCCTCTATAGTTAGATTAATTGCTCCATCAAGATGAGCGGCTTCAATAGGTGTAATACCATCTCCCCAAGTATCCCCGCGCCCACAGGTTAATTTATAACTGCTGTAGGCTAACCAACTACCTCGCCGCCTAGCACCAAAAATAGATTTACCCGCGACGCAAACATAACGCAGGTTGGGGTAAAAAGCGCCTGGATAGTTGAGTTTAACAAAATCTAAATTTTTGCGTGTCCAACGTTCACCGCTAATATGGGGAGTTCCGAGAGTTACTAACGTGGCAATATTAGGGTGAGCGTGCCATAAGCCAGCATCTTCTGTGACATCCCCATGAATACAATAGGGTTGTTCTCCTATATAAATTCGTGAAATCCAACCACCAGCAGAGTGACCAATCAAGTTAATCTGGGAAGCGTTGTATTTTTGCATAACTTGTTTTACCGTTTGGTCAAGTTGTCGCAAAATTGGTATCATCGACCGACCACCCACTGTCGGAAACCAATCGCGCGATCGCAATGGTACTGTCACAGTGGGGAAACCCAACTGTTCTAAAGATTGTTCTAGGGAACGGTAGGCGATCGCACCTTCCAAATAACCAGGCAAAATGACGGTTGGTAACACGATGAATAAACTTTATTTAAATTGTGGATTGTAGATTCTATTGTGCAAACAGGCAAGCTTTACGGTATCGGCGTTGGCCCAGGCGACCCAGAATTAATTACTTTTAAGGGACTCAAGATTTTACAAGGAGTGCCTATTGTTGCTTTTCCGGCTGGGGTGAATGGTAAACCAGGTCTGGCACAGCAAATTGTAGATCGTTGGTTAGTTCCTCACCAAGTACAACTAAGTTTAAATTTTCCTTATGTACATGACACCGCAGTACTAACTCAAGCTTGGCAAAATTCCGCAGGGCAAATTTGGGAATATCTTAAATTAGGTCAAGATGTTGCTTTTGTAGCAGAAGGCGATATTAGCTTTTATAGTACTTTTACTTATTTAGCTCAGACATTACAAGAGCTATATCCTGAAGCAGTAGTTGAAGCAGTACCAGGCATTTGTTCACCATTAGCTGCTGTAGCGGCATTAGGAGTGCCGTTAACCATTCGTGACCAACGCTTAGTGGTGTTACCTGCACTATATACAGTAAGCGAGCTAGAAGCCGTTTTAGAGTGGGCAGATGTAGTAGTGTTGATGAAGGTAAGTTCTGTCTACGAAGATGTTTGGCAGGTGTTGAAGCAACATGATTTGCTAGAGCGTAGTTGGATAGTAGAGCGGGCAACATTACCAGAGCAAGTGATTTATGCTGGATTAAGCGATCGCCCTAATTTAAAATTGCCTTACTTTTCTTTATTAATTGTCCAAGTTAGAACATCAGTGAATTCTGACACTAATATAAAAGCGGGATAGATTTTTTAGATCTGATTCCGAATTGCGATCGCAGCAGTGAATAACTCTACCTGCTATGTCTTATTTTCCTTCGAGCCAAAACTTACCTGAATTGCTGCTAAATCCTAGTGCGATCGCGGTAGTAGTTTCCATCGGCATTCACGGCTTATTAGCCCTGAGTTTACCTACTTTATCCGCTGATTCTAAAGAAGAAGAACAGAATATACGCAGAAGTGTTGAAGTAGTAGCATTAACACCAACAGAACAAGCTCGCCTGCCCCAAACAACATCCCTACCACCATTAACTACCAATACACAACCCTTACCGCTTACACCCCCATTAACCTCATTACCTGTCGTTCCATTGCTACCGCCTTCAGGCAATTATTCTTCTAATATTCCCCTCATCCGCCTCCCACCAATATCTAGAAATGACACTCTGCCACCAGTTTCGCCCTTACGTCCAAGACCATTAATAATACAAATCCCCCAAGAAAGAAGGTTGCAGCCTAGAAGACAATTCAAAATTGATGATCGACCATTCTTTGCTAACCGAGAATTTCCTCAACCAGACGTAAGGGAAACTGAAGCACCTCGTTCAGAAAATAGTGAACCTAAGACAGAAGTACAACCTGATAATTCATCTCAACCACAAGTTATAGATACCACTCCAGAACCGCAAAGCACCCCAGAACCAACACCAGTAGCACAGCAGCCACAACCAGAACCCCAAGCAAGTATTGATCCGTCACAGCAGCAGATTACTCGCGACGAAACGGGTACAAGTGACGAGGCTGGACGCAACAATCTTATTGCTTGGGCAACTAAAACTCGTAATCCACAAGACCAAGACTTAGGGCAAAGTTTTGTTGATTTGTTAGAAAAATTGCGGAAGGGAGAAGCCCCAATAATTAGCCTTAGTCCCGCTTATCCAAAAGCAGCCTGCCCAAATAAGCTGGCTGGCGCTGCTGTTATGGGTGTATTAGTTGATGCTAAGGGACAACTAGCTGAAGAACCATTCTTAATCAAAAGTTCTGGTTACGCTATTTTTAATCAAATAGCACAGGAGGCGCTGAAAGTTTACCAGTTTCAAAACAATATTGGTAAAACACAACCTTACATAGTTGATGTCAAATTTGAATACGACAGCAAATTATGTTCTGAACCAACGCCTAGCCCAACACCAACACAGTAAAACTTACGCAAATTTTAGATTAATACACCACCTGTAGGGGCGGGTTCACCAAAAGTATCCTACAACAATCTCACTTAAACCCGCCTAGGCAAATTGTAACTGCGTAAGTTCTCTACAATTTTAAGCTTTAGGTTTTGAAGTTGGTTTTCCTTCAAAATTTAAAGTAAAAAACCGATAAGTCCTGAATTGTTTGTATATTTCTCCCTTGCGATTAATTGCTAAATCAGTATTAGGAAAATCGCTCTTAGTAAGTTTTGTGATTAACTTCACACTACCTAATTGTTTATCGGGGTAAGGTAAGCCTTGTCTATCAAGGATAACTGGAAGAATTTTTCCAGACACAAAATTACCCTTAGAGTTTAGCTTTACCTGTAAAACAAGTGATTTCGCTAAGTCTCCTGCTGTGGATAAAGTTCTGTAACCTACAAAATTACCTAGAGAATAAGCAATCATTTTTCCTTTATATAATTC includes:
- a CDS encoding precorrin-2 C(20)-methyltransferase produces the protein MQTGKLYGIGVGPGDPELITFKGLKILQGVPIVAFPAGVNGKPGLAQQIVDRWLVPHQVQLSLNFPYVHDTAVLTQAWQNSAGQIWEYLKLGQDVAFVAEGDISFYSTFTYLAQTLQELYPEAVVEAVPGICSPLAAVAALGVPLTIRDQRLVVLPALYTVSELEAVLEWADVVVLMKVSSVYEDVWQVLKQHDLLERSWIVERATLPEQVIYAGLSDRPNLKLPYFSLLIVQVRTSVNSDTNIKAG
- a CDS encoding energy transducer TonB; this encodes MSYFPSSQNLPELLLNPSAIAVVVSIGIHGLLALSLPTLSADSKEEEQNIRRSVEVVALTPTEQARLPQTTSLPPLTTNTQPLPLTPPLTSLPVVPLLPPSGNYSSNIPLIRLPPISRNDTLPPVSPLRPRPLIIQIPQERRLQPRRQFKIDDRPFFANREFPQPDVRETEAPRSENSEPKTEVQPDNSSQPQVIDTTPEPQSTPEPTPVAQQPQPEPQASIDPSQQQITRDETGTSDEAGRNNLIAWATKTRNPQDQDLGQSFVDLLEKLRKGEAPIISLSPAYPKAACPNKLAGAAVMGVLVDAKGQLAEEPFLIKSSGYAIFNQIAQEALKVYQFQNNIGKTQPYIVDVKFEYDSKLCSEPTPSPTPTQ